Proteins encoded within one genomic window of Amycolatopsis sp. 2-15:
- a CDS encoding HPr family phosphocarrier protein yields the protein MPEKRVTVASKVGLHARPAALVAKAAAAQSVAVSIAKAGGDPVAAGSVLNLMTLAAAFGDEVVISAEGEGADAAIDAVAELVATDLDAQ from the coding sequence ATGCCGGAGAAACGAGTCACCGTGGCCAGCAAGGTGGGCCTGCACGCCAGGCCGGCCGCGCTGGTCGCCAAGGCGGCCGCGGCGCAGTCCGTCGCGGTGAGCATCGCCAAGGCCGGCGGCGACCCGGTGGCCGCCGGCAGCGTGCTCAACCTGATGACGCTCGCCGCCGCGTTCGGCGACGAGGTCGTCATCAGCGCCGAGGGCGAGGGCGCCGACGCCGCGATCGACGCGGTGGCGGAGCTCGTCGCCACGGATCTCGACGCTCAGTAG
- a CDS encoding PTS transporter subunit EIIC yields the protein MSATTTEGAKGKKSGGGLAGLQRFGRSLMLPIAVLPAAGLLNRLGQDDVFGKTGLGWDKVAAVIGAAGGGLFDWLPLLFAIGIAVGFARKGDGSTAVAAVVGWVVFNKVIQAIAPISSQEGYKPGWEGAPIHWPYSVLTGVISGIVAALLWQRYYRIKLPSWLAFFGGRRFVPIVTAFSMIILGVIFGLVFKYVDHGINSIGQAVVGSPVIGGGIYGVLNRLLIPIGLHQLLNVPVWFIFGGGDLNNFFGHVQGSGTFMTGFFPIFMFALPAAALAIWQTAKPGQKKIVGSIMISAALTSFITGVTEPIEFAFMFVAWPLYIFHAIMTGVSLAVCNALGIHLGFSFSGGAIDFALNSSLDTAHRAWLLIPIGLVFAVIYYVVFRFVITKWNMRTPGREDDTIEADLDRTAAK from the coding sequence ATGAGCGCCACCACCACAGAGGGGGCGAAGGGCAAGAAGAGCGGCGGCGGGCTCGCCGGGCTGCAGCGCTTCGGCCGCAGCCTGATGCTGCCCATCGCCGTCTTGCCCGCTGCCGGTCTTCTCAACCGGCTGGGCCAGGACGACGTGTTCGGCAAGACCGGCCTCGGCTGGGACAAGGTCGCGGCCGTGATCGGCGCGGCCGGCGGTGGCCTGTTCGACTGGCTGCCCCTGCTGTTCGCCATCGGTATCGCGGTCGGCTTCGCGCGCAAGGGCGACGGCTCGACGGCCGTGGCCGCGGTCGTCGGCTGGGTCGTGTTCAACAAGGTCATCCAGGCCATCGCGCCGATCAGCAGCCAGGAGGGCTACAAGCCCGGCTGGGAGGGCGCGCCGATCCACTGGCCCTACAGCGTGCTGACCGGTGTGATCAGCGGTATCGTCGCCGCCCTGCTGTGGCAGCGCTACTACCGGATCAAGCTGCCGAGCTGGCTCGCCTTCTTCGGCGGCCGCCGGTTCGTGCCGATCGTCACCGCGTTCTCGATGATCATCCTCGGCGTGATCTTCGGCCTGGTCTTCAAGTACGTCGACCACGGCATCAACTCGATCGGCCAGGCCGTCGTCGGCTCGCCGGTGATCGGTGGCGGCATCTACGGCGTGCTCAACCGCCTGCTCATCCCGATCGGTCTGCACCAGCTGCTGAACGTGCCGGTGTGGTTCATCTTCGGCGGCGGTGACCTCAACAACTTCTTCGGCCACGTGCAGGGTTCCGGCACGTTCATGACCGGCTTCTTCCCGATCTTCATGTTCGCCCTGCCCGCCGCGGCGCTGGCGATCTGGCAGACCGCGAAGCCGGGCCAGAAGAAGATCGTCGGCTCGATCATGATCTCGGCGGCGCTGACCTCGTTCATCACGGGTGTCACGGAGCCGATCGAGTTCGCGTTCATGTTCGTCGCGTGGCCGCTCTACATCTTCCACGCGATCATGACCGGTGTCTCGCTGGCCGTCTGCAACGCGCTGGGCATCCACCTCGGCTTCTCGTTCTCGGGCGGTGCGATCGACTTCGCCCTCAACTCGTCGCTGGACACGGCGCACCGGGCGTGGCTGCTGATCCCGATCGGCCTGGTCTTCGCCGTCATCTACTACGTGGTGTTCCGGTTCGTGATCACGAAGTGGAACATGCGCACCCCCGGCCGCGAAGACGACACGATCGAAGCCGACCTCGACCGCACGGCCGCGAAGTAA
- a CDS encoding ESX secretion-associated protein EspG, which yields MWRDPNEAQAHRDISQELLADHGVWRAGRPGEEFLRTMTVLGRAAQEFSAGVEPSTGRYHLHVATSGNDAMLACHVPSSGNVVLRPARFDALVGDLEVELRDVQPGPGPALSVPESDLRQALGGSPARRDVRRGWALSGCPGSVAARSTQGWRDGVGGYRTSGGLLLHVLRHRPRPDLFSFTEEPGYDRVRQRRTRSCRHGDQQNLRPPEAAALTTPGRADSTGGRCSVPTDVTNNPSSTRSVSIVDDNRWGFEEAEDWECDQSPIQAEETAPDSERLTGQDPDRIVSVTVSPAAEVLSVALDRNWTRAVDPRGLHSSVLAAANAATIAALARQVEDVQRNVPAPPAFGGRQEDQADESPLGPDDMLRLVDAATTEMARFIEQAATVVDRRITVESVGGHLTGSGINGQVVEISIDPTWAGSVRYTEIESEITDVLRQLHAANTPPEIVNGPQGPAIAEIMGMLYDPQRLSRRVGLALPLNGENDRE from the coding sequence ATGTGGCGAGACCCCAACGAAGCCCAAGCCCATCGAGACATCAGTCAAGAGCTGCTGGCGGACCATGGGGTGTGGCGTGCTGGGCGGCCGGGCGAGGAGTTTCTCCGCACGATGACCGTGCTGGGCCGAGCTGCCCAAGAATTCTCGGCCGGCGTCGAGCCCTCGACCGGCCGGTACCACCTGCATGTCGCCACCAGCGGCAACGATGCCATGCTCGCCTGTCACGTGCCGTCGTCGGGAAATGTGGTGCTGCGCCCGGCCCGGTTCGACGCACTCGTCGGGGACCTGGAGGTGGAGCTGCGCGACGTGCAGCCAGGTCCGGGCCCGGCGCTGTCGGTACCGGAGTCGGACCTGCGGCAAGCCCTCGGCGGCTCACCCGCTCGCCGGGATGTGCGCCGTGGCTGGGCATTGTCGGGCTGCCCCGGGTCAGTGGCGGCCAGATCCACGCAGGGTTGGCGCGACGGTGTCGGTGGCTACCGCACCAGCGGTGGGCTCCTGCTGCACGTACTACGACACCGACCACGGCCAGACCTATTCTCCTTCACCGAAGAACCTGGCTACGACCGGGTACGTCAACGTCGCACTCGGTCGTGCAGACACGGTGATCAGCAAAACCTACGACCTCCTGAAGCAGCTGCGCTCACCACGCCAGGACGTGCCGACTCAACCGGCGGACGGTGCTCAGTGCCGACGGATGTGACGAACAACCCGAGCTCGACGAGGAGCGTGTCCATAGTGGATGACAACAGGTGGGGCTTCGAAGAAGCAGAAGACTGGGAATGTGATCAGTCACCTATACAGGCTGAGGAAACAGCTCCGGATAGCGAGCGGCTCACAGGGCAGGACCCTGATCGGATCGTCTCGGTCACGGTCTCACCTGCCGCAGAAGTACTGTCGGTAGCGCTTGACCGCAACTGGACAAGAGCTGTGGATCCACGTGGCCTTCACTCAAGTGTGCTCGCGGCGGCGAACGCGGCAACGATCGCGGCTCTCGCTCGCCAGGTGGAGGATGTCCAACGCAACGTACCCGCGCCTCCTGCATTCGGCGGAAGGCAGGAGGATCAGGCTGACGAGTCGCCTCTTGGGCCGGATGACATGCTGCGCCTCGTGGATGCGGCGACCACCGAGATGGCGCGCTTCATTGAGCAAGCGGCGACGGTGGTCGATCGCCGTATAACCGTGGAGAGCGTTGGTGGCCATCTGACTGGTTCAGGGATCAATGGCCAAGTCGTCGAAATATCCATCGATCCGACGTGGGCCGGCAGTGTCCGTTACACCGAGATCGAAAGTGAAATCACGGATGTGCTACGGCAACTTCACGCCGCGAACACTCCGCCTGAAATCGTCAACGGGCCGCAAGGGCCTGCCATCGCCGAAATCATGGGGATGCTCTACGACCCGCAACGGCTGTCACGCCGGGTCGGCCTCGCGCTACCACTCAACGGAGAAAACGACAGGGAGTAA
- a CDS encoding serine hydrolase domain-containing protein produces the protein MKSLRLIDEWPVDNAAAGVVSADGEVRDRHGDPARVFRLASVTKLLTAYTAHIALEEGVVELDTPAGPEGSTVRHLLAHTSGLAFDAHKEMALPGTRRLYSNAGFEVLADTLTEHSGIPFADYQREALLDPLGMTATVLDGSPASGAASTVDDLLVFAAELQSPKLLAAATLAAATDVAFPGLNGVLPGFGYQKPNDWGLGFELRDHKSPHWTGSASSPRTFGHFGQSGTFLWVDPEAGHACVALADRSFGPWAAEAWPPFTDAVLADLKG, from the coding sequence ATGAAGAGCCTGCGCCTGATCGACGAGTGGCCGGTGGACAACGCCGCGGCCGGGGTGGTTTCCGCCGACGGTGAGGTGCGCGACCGCCACGGCGATCCCGCCCGCGTGTTCCGCCTGGCGTCGGTGACCAAGCTGCTCACCGCCTACACTGCGCACATCGCGCTCGAGGAGGGCGTGGTCGAGCTGGACACCCCGGCCGGTCCCGAGGGCTCGACCGTGCGCCATCTGCTCGCCCACACCTCCGGCCTCGCCTTCGACGCGCACAAGGAGATGGCCCTGCCCGGCACTCGCCGCCTGTACTCCAACGCCGGCTTCGAAGTCCTGGCCGACACCCTCACCGAACACTCCGGCATCCCCTTCGCCGACTACCAGCGCGAAGCCCTGCTGGACCCGTTGGGCATGACCGCCACCGTGCTCGACGGATCCCCCGCCTCCGGCGCCGCGTCCACTGTGGACGATTTACTGGTGTTCGCCGCCGAACTGCAGTCCCCGAAACTCCTCGCGGCCGCCACCCTCGCCGCCGCCACGGACGTCGCTTTTCCCGGGCTGAACGGCGTGCTCCCCGGCTTCGGCTACCAGAAACCCAACGACTGGGGCCTCGGCTTCGAACTGCGCGACCACAAGTCTCCACACTGGACCGGCTCCGCAAGCTCCCCGCGCACCTTCGGCCACTTCGGCCAGTCCGGCACTTTCCTCTGGGTTGACCCCGAGGCCGGCCACGCCTGCGTCGCCCTGGCGGACCGCTCCTTCGGCCCCTGGGCCGCCGAAGCATGGCCCCCGTTCACCGACGCGGTACTGGCCGACCTGAAGGGCTGA